A stretch of the Leptospira stimsonii genome encodes the following:
- a CDS encoding LIC12353 family lipoprotein, with product MKFTYIHILILLYTFSFIGCVGNLKGKPTPPDPNLSGLYLSSETSEWDKDGKLKIEVLSIFPKSNGELAFERKTIVRLSFVASDNREEWRIRSGGVLTSQNEILLQESLYQEYHVLHMGARESDPKKWKLNEMGAPAKVREVGNVTSSGNLLGEMSPDGRELKFSKSIYRKIGNAFLGRITTTVNQKKLTLDNEISGVVFYRGGENVEDRIVAVFSKTDFIRPGMTFLVGNEKVPCKVIEVFQQSATLEPVSKKNLSVVIGDPVLLEGNVDYKAINKRATADELIRKLKSDPNVSKEELIREIEKLKNER from the coding sequence ATGAAATTCACGTACATCCATATTCTTATTTTATTATATACTTTTTCGTTTATCGGTTGTGTCGGCAACCTAAAAGGGAAACCTACCCCTCCCGATCCGAATCTAAGCGGGCTCTATCTTTCCTCGGAAACAAGTGAATGGGACAAGGATGGAAAGCTCAAGATCGAAGTTCTAAGCATCTTTCCAAAATCAAACGGGGAGCTTGCATTTGAAAGGAAAACGATCGTTCGTCTTTCTTTTGTCGCAAGCGACAATAGGGAAGAATGGAGAATTCGATCCGGTGGAGTCTTGACGAGTCAAAACGAAATCCTGCTTCAGGAATCCTTATATCAAGAATATCACGTTCTCCATATGGGCGCACGAGAATCGGATCCGAAAAAATGGAAGCTCAACGAAATGGGAGCGCCGGCAAAAGTTAGGGAAGTCGGGAACGTTACTTCGAGCGGAAATCTTTTGGGAGAAATGTCGCCGGACGGAAGGGAGTTGAAATTTTCCAAGTCAATCTATCGAAAGATCGGAAACGCCTTTTTGGGAAGAATCACGACGACGGTAAACCAGAAGAAACTAACCTTGGACAATGAAATTTCCGGAGTCGTCTTCTATAGGGGCGGAGAGAACGTGGAGGATAGAATCGTGGCCGTCTTTTCCAAGACCGATTTTATCAGACCCGGAATGACCTTTCTTGTCGGAAATGAAAAAGTCCCATGTAAGGTCATAGAAGTTTTTCAACAATCTGCGACCTTAGAACCCGTCTCTAAAAAGAATCTTTCCGTCGTCATCGGAGATCCGGTCCTTTTGGAAGGGAATGTGGATTATAAAGCGATCAACAAAAGAGCCACGGCGGATGAATTGATTCGAAAATTAAAATCAGATCCGAACGTAAGCAAAGAAGAATTGATCAGAGAGATCGAAAAGTTAAAGAACGAAAGATGA
- a CDS encoding acyltransferase family protein: MKAFIKDIWFHRESEIRSLNGLRAFAIILVILNHYALVWEELGTFHSESFFWSGVDLSFVLSGFLISLGLWNDWTRNGKINFKSFFLKRTLRIFPAYFIFLLISLAFLCIALKVAQKSEMIQQSNRLSLSLMNSWGDFVFLGNYFQGFNIHTWSLSMEEQFYLVFPFLCAWLLFKRDPKVRQCLLWILLLVPTLTRFWIYSKTVYPSSPEYFQEIYFPFHTRFDSIVIGVIAMDIYMNHKSIVEILKQNDLVYYFSLFFFFSLLATAHWIHEEVNTILNHTIKYNFLNIGFAGILMLSVVRFEGFLHRFLSLRLFVPISRLSYTIYLWHLVLIGVAISVLGIKSEPESMLVFLSQFAIVFLLILLFAVPLYILIEYPFQRLRSKMIAK; encoded by the coding sequence ATGAAAGCTTTTATTAAAGACATTTGGTTTCATAGAGAATCGGAGATTCGATCTCTCAATGGACTTCGGGCTTTCGCAATTATCTTGGTGATTTTAAATCACTATGCGCTCGTTTGGGAAGAATTGGGGACGTTTCATTCCGAATCTTTCTTTTGGTCTGGAGTGGATTTGTCTTTTGTTTTGAGCGGTTTTCTCATTTCTCTGGGGCTATGGAACGATTGGACGCGAAACGGAAAGATTAATTTTAAATCGTTCTTTCTCAAAAGAACTCTTCGTATCTTTCCCGCCTATTTTATCTTTCTCTTGATCAGTCTTGCTTTTTTGTGTATTGCTTTGAAAGTTGCTCAGAAGTCAGAGATGATTCAACAATCAAATCGATTGAGCTTATCTTTGATGAATTCTTGGGGGGATTTTGTTTTCCTAGGAAACTATTTCCAAGGATTCAATATACATACTTGGTCCTTGTCGATGGAAGAGCAGTTTTATCTGGTTTTTCCGTTTCTCTGCGCTTGGCTTCTGTTTAAAAGAGATCCAAAAGTAAGACAATGCCTTTTGTGGATTCTTCTTTTGGTGCCGACATTGACTCGTTTTTGGATTTATTCGAAGACCGTCTATCCTTCCTCCCCGGAATACTTTCAGGAAATCTACTTTCCGTTTCACACTCGATTTGATTCGATCGTGATCGGAGTAATCGCGATGGACATTTATATGAATCATAAGTCCATCGTGGAAATTTTAAAACAAAACGATCTCGTCTATTATTTTAGTTTATTCTTCTTCTTTTCCCTTTTAGCAACCGCCCATTGGATTCACGAGGAAGTGAATACGATTCTGAATCATACGATCAAATATAATTTTCTGAATATAGGTTTTGCCGGTATTTTGATGCTTTCCGTCGTTCGGTTCGAAGGATTTTTGCATCGCTTTTTGAGTTTGCGATTGTTCGTTCCCATATCCAGATTGAGTTATACGATCTACCTCTGGCATTTGGTTTTGATCGGCGTTGCCATTTCGGTTCTCGGAATTAAATCGGAGCCGGAATCAATGTTGGTATTCCTTTCTCAGTTTGCGATTGTCTTTCTTTTGATTCTCTTATTTGCGGTTCCACTCTATATTTTGATCGAGTATCCGTTTCAAAGACTTCGTTCTAAAATGATCGCCAAGTAA